One genomic region from Nitrosopumilus sp. encodes:
- a CDS encoding ester cyclase: MRKVSTLAALTITIFFTMSISIIDFNQTADAIKSKGNSLPETGSNKVCGDKLCSEIKSKEYVKDYDKTTHKDSDKKHTSQELETYHLKTFDELDFDVFTNQKWDRLNESHSKDIIVHWPDGRQTEGIEPHIEDLKAMFVWAPDTRIYEHPVRIASGEWTSVIGIIEGTFTEPMPLPDGTVIEPTGKSFKLRMVTVGHWENGVMDEEYLFWDNLEFMKQIGLS; the protein is encoded by the coding sequence GTGAGAAAAGTATCAACACTAGCAGCATTAACAATCACAATTTTCTTTACAATGTCTATTTCAATAATTGATTTCAATCAAACAGCTGATGCAATAAAATCAAAAGGGAATTCTTTGCCTGAAACAGGTTCTAACAAAGTTTGTGGAGACAAGCTTTGTTCTGAAATAAAATCTAAGGAATATGTGAAAGATTATGATAAAACAACACACAAAGATTCAGATAAGAAACACACATCACAAGAACTTGAAACATATCATCTCAAAACATTTGATGAATTAGATTTTGATGTATTTACAAATCAAAAATGGGATAGACTCAATGAAAGTCATTCAAAAGACATCATTGTTCATTGGCCAGACGGTAGGCAAACAGAAGGAATTGAGCCTCACATAGAAGATTTGAAAGCAATGTTTGTTTGGGCTCCAGATACTAGAATTTACGAACATCCTGTCAGAATTGCATCTGGAGAATGGACAAGTGTTATTGGAATTATTGAAGGTACATTTACAGAACCAATGCCATTACCTGATGGTACTGTAATTGAACCAACTGGAAAATCTTTCAAATTACGTATGGTTACAGTTGGACATTGGGAAAACGGTGTAATGGATGAGGAATATTTGTTCTGGGATAATCTAGAATTTATGAAACAGATTGGATTATCTTAA
- the rpsB gene encoding 30S ribosomal protein S2, producing MSQQAEATDIKKKVLATGIRVGTQVKTKFMKPFITKASPEGLYMLDLDITLEKIQTAAKFINRLGAENLIVCSGRQYAETPIEKFCESLGSKKLLGRFMPGTLTNPSLPYYIEPKLVLISDPQVDEQAIIEATNAGIPIIGIANTDNITSNLDVIIPANNRGRKALATVYWLLVRQVLIEKGELKEDDPMKNEIDDFETKITEEEIE from the coding sequence ATGAGTCAACAAGCTGAAGCAACAGACATCAAAAAGAAAGTTCTAGCTACTGGGATCAGGGTAGGAACACAAGTAAAGACAAAATTCATGAAACCATTCATCACAAAAGCCAGCCCAGAAGGGTTGTACATGCTTGATTTGGACATTACTTTAGAAAAAATTCAAACTGCAGCCAAATTCATCAATAGATTAGGAGCAGAAAACCTCATAGTTTGCTCAGGAAGACAATATGCAGAGACTCCAATTGAAAAATTCTGTGAAAGTTTAGGCTCAAAGAAATTACTTGGAAGATTCATGCCAGGAACATTAACCAATCCATCATTGCCATATTACATTGAACCAAAATTAGTTTTAATTTCAGACCCACAAGTAGATGAACAAGCTATCATTGAAGCAACAAATGCAGGTATTCCAATTATCGGAATTGCAAATACAGACAACATCACATCAAATCTAGATGTGATTATTCCAGCAAATAATAGAGGAAGAAAAGCTCTTGCAACAGTTTACTGGTTATTGGTACGTCAAGTCTTAATTGAAAAAGGAGAATTAAAAGAAGACGATCCAATGAAAAATGAAATCGATGATTTTGAAACAAAAATTACCGAAGAAGAAATCGAATAA
- a CDS encoding enolase, with the protein MAKISSIEGRILYNSRGSKTVEIDVHSDNQFLGRVCAPSGASVGKYEAVSFPNGKPEESLKILKENAQKFVGLESSDLKGIHDILKELDGTENYSVIGGALAFAVTIASMESAAKASGEPLFKILSSESSFKFPFPLGNILGGGAHAGPGTPDIQEILICATGSKTIEESIEINLSVHKELRRVLEKEDPNFTNGRGDEGGWAPKLDNQKALEISAKACENLGFTLGKEVSLGVDFASSTQWDEEKTKYIYDRAGFENSTGEQIDFAANIIEKFKLIYAEDAVHEEAFEDMAELTKKFPDTLVTGDDLTVTNKNILKKAIDGKSCNAAILKVNQAGSLFDALEFADEATQNNIKLITSHRSGESTDSQISHIGLATKSKMLKVGIVGGERVAKLNELLRLSEHDLIRGMAEI; encoded by the coding sequence TTGGCCAAGATTTCTTCAATCGAAGGACGTATTCTATACAATAGTAGAGGAAGTAAAACAGTTGAAATAGATGTTCATTCAGATAATCAATTTTTAGGAAGAGTATGTGCTCCTTCTGGAGCGAGTGTAGGGAAATATGAAGCAGTAAGTTTTCCTAATGGAAAACCAGAAGAAAGTTTAAAGATCTTAAAAGAAAATGCTCAAAAATTTGTTGGATTAGAATCATCTGATCTGAAAGGAATCCACGATATCCTAAAAGAATTAGACGGAACTGAAAATTATTCTGTTATTGGAGGGGCATTAGCATTTGCAGTAACAATTGCATCAATGGAATCAGCTGCGAAAGCATCAGGAGAACCATTGTTTAAAATATTATCATCTGAATCTTCATTCAAATTTCCATTTCCATTAGGAAATATTTTAGGAGGAGGAGCTCATGCAGGTCCTGGAACTCCAGACATACAAGAAATTCTGATTTGTGCTACAGGCTCAAAAACTATCGAGGAATCTATTGAAATTAATTTGTCAGTTCATAAAGAACTTCGTAGAGTTTTAGAAAAAGAAGATCCTAATTTTACAAATGGTAGAGGAGATGAAGGTGGATGGGCACCAAAATTAGACAATCAAAAAGCATTAGAAATTTCTGCAAAGGCTTGTGAGAATTTAGGATTTACTTTAGGAAAAGAAGTATCCTTAGGAGTAGACTTTGCATCATCAACACAATGGGATGAAGAAAAAACAAAATATATTTACGATAGAGCAGGATTTGAGAATTCTACAGGAGAACAAATTGATTTTGCAGCAAACATTATTGAAAAATTCAAATTAATTTATGCAGAAGATGCAGTTCATGAGGAGGCTTTTGAGGACATGGCAGAACTAACAAAAAAATTCCCAGACACACTGGTAACAGGGGATGATCTAACTGTCACAAACAAGAATATTCTGAAGAAGGCTATTGATGGAAAATCATGTAATGCTGCAATATTAAAAGTAAATCAAGCAGGGAGTCTTTTTGATGCATTAGAATTTGCTGATGAGGCAACTCAAAACAACATCAAATTAATTACTTCACACAGATCTGGAGAGTCTACAGACTCACAAATATCCCATATTGGTCTTGCTACAAAGTCAAAAATGCTCAAAGTAGGCATTGTAGGAGGAGAAAGAGTAGCTAAACTTAATGAATTATTACGACTATCAGAGCATGATTTAATACGCGGTATGGCAGAGATTTAA
- the glmS gene encoding glutamine--fructose-6-phosphate transaminase (isomerizing), which translates to MCSIIGYYGNEIAAPILVKGLKRMEYRGYDSVGVATESNQEIQLKKGTGKVNEVNSKIHLDSLPGKIGIGHTRWATHGKVTDFNAHPHPSNSGKIAIVHNGIIENFEELKKQLEAEGYDFKSETDSEIIANLLQKHYEKTKDVKETILKTVSEIKGHYAFVALFENGQLAAARFHEPLIIGVGQNDFFLSSDVLGFIEFTDNAIYLENGNFVILDKNKFQILDFQGEHAKYGITKVSKEFGDAYKGDYAHFTLKEIYEQPETIFKAGEKTLDAIEKTADYIKHAKNIYVTGSGTSYNSALIAKQILSKYVKIKAEPIMSSELQFSPDHIEENSIVIAISQSGESADVLEAVKIGKHANCKIIAIVNLMTSSLAREADVVIGMNCGPEIGVAATKSFTSQLVILYKIVQKLSNDKITINFENFSKSIFEILEDTTKIQEIAKELKEISDIYILGRGINYPIAIESALKLKELTYIHAEGIAGGELKHGPLALMDSKVFVIIINPNDSTYSDTLTSAREIKARGAKIIGVSDIESDVYDYWIKMPKIDEVLYPISEIIPIQLLSYYAALEKDADPDYPRNLAKSVTVK; encoded by the coding sequence ATGTGTTCAATTATAGGCTACTATGGAAATGAGATAGCTGCACCCATTCTTGTTAAAGGATTGAAAAGAATGGAGTATAGAGGATATGACAGTGTAGGAGTCGCTACAGAATCCAACCAAGAGATCCAATTAAAAAAAGGAACTGGAAAAGTAAACGAAGTCAATTCAAAGATTCATCTAGATTCACTTCCTGGAAAAATAGGAATTGGTCATACACGGTGGGCTACTCATGGAAAAGTTACCGATTTTAATGCACATCCACATCCAAGTAATTCAGGAAAAATTGCTATTGTACATAATGGAATTATTGAAAATTTTGAAGAATTAAAAAAACAACTAGAAGCAGAGGGATATGATTTCAAAAGTGAAACTGACAGTGAAATCATTGCAAATCTACTTCAGAAACATTATGAAAAAACAAAAGATGTAAAAGAAACGATTTTGAAAACAGTTTCTGAAATCAAAGGACATTATGCATTTGTTGCTCTTTTTGAGAACGGTCAACTAGCCGCGGCAAGATTTCATGAACCATTGATTATTGGTGTTGGGCAAAATGATTTCTTTTTGTCAAGTGATGTTTTAGGATTTATTGAATTCACGGATAATGCAATCTATTTAGAAAATGGAAATTTTGTAATTTTGGATAAAAATAAATTTCAGATTTTAGATTTTCAAGGAGAACATGCAAAATATGGAATTACCAAAGTTTCAAAAGAGTTTGGAGATGCATACAAAGGAGACTATGCTCATTTTACATTAAAAGAAATTTACGAGCAACCAGAAACAATATTCAAAGCTGGGGAGAAAACTCTAGATGCGATTGAAAAAACAGCTGATTACATTAAACATGCCAAAAATATCTATGTAACAGGCAGTGGAACTAGTTACAATTCAGCATTAATTGCAAAACAAATTCTATCAAAATATGTAAAAATTAAGGCTGAGCCAATTATGTCAAGTGAACTACAATTTTCTCCAGACCACATAGAAGAGAATTCAATAGTAATTGCAATTTCTCAAAGTGGAGAGAGTGCAGACGTCTTAGAGGCAGTAAAAATTGGAAAACATGCAAACTGTAAGATTATTGCAATAGTAAATTTGATGACTTCATCACTTGCACGTGAAGCAGATGTTGTGATTGGAATGAATTGTGGACCTGAAATAGGAGTGGCTGCAACAAAAAGTTTTACATCTCAACTTGTAATTCTATACAAAATTGTTCAGAAATTAAGTAATGATAAAATCACAATTAATTTTGAAAATTTCTCAAAATCAATTTTTGAAATTTTAGAGGATACAACTAAAATTCAAGAGATTGCAAAAGAGTTGAAAGAAATTTCAGACATCTACATTTTAGGCAGGGGAATAAACTATCCAATAGCCATCGAATCGGCACTAAAACTTAAAGAATTGACATACATTCATGCTGAAGGAATTGCAGGAGGAGAACTAAAACATGGCCCTCTTGCATTAATGGATTCTAAAGTATTTGTAATAATAATAAATCCGAATGATTCAACATATTCAGATACTCTGACAAGTGCAAGAGAAATTAAAGCACGTGGAGCAAAAATTATCGGGGTTTCAGATATTGAAAGTGATGTTTATGATTATTGGATCAAAATGCCAAAAATAGATGAGGTATTATACCCAATTTCCGAAATAATTCCAATTCAATTGTTATCGTATTATGCAGCACTTGAAAAAGACGCAGATCCAGATTATCCTAGAAATCTAGCAAAATCAGTTACTGTAAAGTAA
- a CDS encoding isopentenyl phosphate kinase gives MILIKLGGSIITNKEKPLSPRKKTIENLAKSLRKIEEPIIIVHGGGSYGHYWSVKYDMHTKERKYNLRGVSIVKNSMIELNKIILDSMLKNKLNPYCLPPTDFMDGNKPITKKIKEIEKIAKSGLIPVTYGDALWFGQKKTYILSGDKIMTHLAKILKPRLCIFALNEDGLYSDLKSKKLIYELHGERPTISENKMDVTGGMTRKVEEALKIAKSGLNVFFVNGNKPERIVKAVKNRTFEGTLFRGKRNV, from the coding sequence ATGATTCTAATCAAATTAGGAGGATCAATAATTACAAATAAAGAAAAACCACTTTCACCTAGGAAAAAAACAATAGAAAATCTTGCTAAAAGTTTAAGGAAAATTGAAGAACCAATCATCATTGTTCATGGAGGCGGCTCCTATGGACATTATTGGTCGGTAAAATACGATATGCATACAAAAGAGAGAAAATATAATCTCAGAGGAGTTTCCATAGTTAAAAATTCAATGATTGAATTAAATAAAATTATTTTAGATTCAATGTTAAAAAACAAACTAAATCCATACTGTCTTCCACCAACAGATTTTATGGATGGAAATAAACCAATTACAAAAAAAATTAAAGAAATCGAAAAAATTGCCAAGTCAGGTCTAATTCCAGTCACATATGGAGATGCGTTATGGTTTGGTCAGAAAAAAACATACATTTTATCAGGCGATAAAATTATGACTCATCTTGCAAAAATCCTAAAGCCAAGACTCTGTATTTTTGCATTAAACGAAGATGGATTGTATTCTGATTTAAAATCAAAAAAATTAATCTATGAATTACATGGAGAACGACCAACAATTTCTGAAAATAAAATGGATGTTACTGGAGGAATGACTAGAAAAGTAGAAGAAGCATTAAAAATTGCCAAGAGTGGATTAAACGTTTTCTTTGTAAACGGTAACAAGCCTGAAAGAATTGTGAAAGCGGTTAAAAATAGGACATTTGAAGGAACACTGTTTAGAGGTAAAAGAAATGTCTGA
- a CDS encoding RNA-binding protein, translating to MTLKNVKPSLNKIAKELEETQDAREFLLKNTREIVILCSKSIIAVHKGDLITGKKNLKQAQILLKKYKKKATGGLSRYLITPEQEFVEAACLIAIVEQKEIPSDKKLSVMSESYVLGLLDCIGELKRQVFDKIRMDKIDEATRLFEVMESLYLQLYTFSMYDKVVKEARRKIDVNRILVDDVRSVITEEKRRTELIKILEKLEK from the coding sequence ATGACATTAAAAAACGTAAAACCATCATTAAATAAAATTGCAAAAGAGTTAGAAGAAACTCAAGACGCCAGAGAATTTTTATTAAAAAATACAAGAGAGATCGTCATTCTTTGCAGCAAATCAATAATTGCTGTTCATAAAGGAGATTTGATTACTGGTAAAAAGAACCTAAAACAAGCCCAGATATTATTAAAAAAATACAAGAAAAAAGCAACAGGAGGATTAAGTAGATATCTGATCACACCAGAACAAGAATTTGTAGAAGCTGCATGTCTAATTGCTATTGTTGAACAAAAAGAAATCCCATCAGATAAAAAATTATCAGTAATGTCTGAATCATATGTATTAGGATTGCTGGATTGTATTGGAGAATTGAAAAGACAGGTATTTGATAAAATCAGAATGGATAAAATTGATGAGGCAACAAGATTATTTGAAGTAATGGAAAGTTTGTATCTTCAACTTTACACTTTCTCAATGTACGATAAGGTAGTAAAAGAAGCACGAAGAAAAATTGATGTAAACCGAATTCTAGTTGATGATGTCAGATCGGTTATTACTGAAGAAAAAAGACGAACAGAATTAATCAAGATTTTAGAGAAATTAGAGAAATAG
- a CDS encoding hydroxyacylglutathione hydrolase family protein: MRVHQIQVGNMQNFSYIVEDEDTSEAIIIDPSWDLIELEMIIKKNNLKIKYIVNTHHHFDHTLGNEAMVESTQAPIIQHEYSELKHDITVKDGDVIEFGNSKLKVYHTPGHSQDSICLVGDGKIFSGDTLFVGNCGRIDLPGGSAKELYHSLFDILYNLDENLVLYSGHNYGSSEISTLGQEKLTNHVMQKRTERQFLDMMG, from the coding sequence ATGAGAGTTCATCAGATTCAAGTAGGAAACATGCAGAATTTTTCTTACATTGTTGAAGATGAAGATACTAGTGAGGCTATAATAATAGACCCTTCATGGGATTTAATTGAATTAGAAATGATAATTAAAAAAAATAATTTAAAAATAAAATACATTGTAAATACTCATCATCATTTTGATCATACTTTGGGAAATGAAGCAATGGTTGAATCTACACAAGCCCCTATCATTCAACATGAATATTCTGAATTAAAACATGACATTACAGTAAAGGACGGAGATGTCATTGAATTTGGAAATTCAAAATTAAAAGTATATCATACTCCTGGCCATTCTCAAGATAGTATTTGTTTAGTTGGTGACGGAAAAATTTTTTCTGGTGATACACTATTTGTTGGAAATTGTGGAAGAATTGATTTGCCTGGTGGTTCAGCTAAAGAACTCTATCATAGTCTTTTTGATATTTTATACAATTTAGATGAAAATTTAGTCCTGTATTCAGGTCATAATTATGGCTCTTCTGAAATTTCAACTTTGGGGCAAGAAAAACTTACAAATCATGTAATGCAAAAACGAACAGAACGGCAGTTCCTTGACATGATGGGTTAG
- a CDS encoding NAD(P)H-hydrate epimerase, with translation MEITVDQMYNIENKGHDMGFLKKFMMENAGAAAVRRLLEKITDVESKNILIFVGLGNNGGDGLVMARHLAGYGAKVTVILLGSPDKIKTEESNWNWSILQKMPSVKLMSGDSMNFNFKPDVIIDGILGTGISGEIREPYASAINYINNANCFKFAVDVPSGLDPQTGETANIYTKCDMTVTFHKMKQGIPKRKDLTGELFAEKIGIPPEAEEGIL, from the coding sequence ATGGAAATTACTGTTGATCAAATGTACAATATTGAAAATAAAGGTCATGATATGGGATTTTTAAAAAAATTCATGATGGAAAATGCTGGAGCTGCCGCTGTTAGAAGATTACTTGAAAAAATAACAGATGTTGAATCAAAAAATATCCTAATTTTTGTAGGATTGGGAAATAATGGTGGTGATGGTCTAGTCATGGCACGACACTTGGCAGGATATGGCGCTAAGGTAACAGTAATACTACTTGGCAGTCCTGATAAAATCAAAACTGAAGAAAGTAATTGGAATTGGTCCATTCTACAAAAAATGCCTTCTGTAAAATTAATGTCAGGAGATTCCATGAATTTTAATTTTAAACCTGATGTTATCATTGATGGAATTCTCGGAACTGGAATATCTGGAGAAATTAGAGAACCCTATGCATCTGCAATCAATTACATTAATAATGCAAATTGTTTCAAATTTGCAGTAGATGTCCCATCTGGACTAGATCCACAAACTGGAGAAACTGCAAATATTTATACAAAATGTGATATGACCGTGACCTTTCATAAAATGAAACAAGGAATTCCAAAAAGAAAAGATTTGACTGGTGAACTATTTGCAGAAAAGATTGGAATCCCACCTGAAGCTGAAGAGGGTATCTTATGA
- a CDS encoding DNA-directed RNA polymerase subunit N: MLIPVRCLTCGKLIADKFEDYQNKIKAGEDPTKTLDSLGLERYCCRRMLLTTVETIQQVIPFYEAIQRRKQEVQSELE, translated from the coding sequence GTGTTAATTCCTGTTAGATGTTTAACTTGTGGAAAATTAATTGCTGATAAATTTGAAGATTATCAAAATAAAATTAAAGCAGGGGAAGATCCTACAAAAACTCTTGATTCCTTAGGTCTTGAAAGGTATTGTTGTAGAAGAATGCTTTTGACTACCGTAGAAACAATACAACAAGTAATCCCATTCTACGAAGCAATTCAAAGAAGAAAACAAGAAGTTCAATCTGAGCTAGAATAA
- a CDS encoding 30S ribosomal protein S4, which yields MGDPKYSRKVWKKPKRPLNYELKMEELKTLGTFGLRTKRELWKAHTELARVRKQARSLLSLRQEVRAEKEPILMNSLARIGLVSSDATLDDVLNLNANDLLSRRLQTIVTKKLGFKTPYQARQAVIHGHIMIGDRKVDIPSYNVTVEEEDSVHFSPESKIPAMLEKTKKDEPVAVEETTEATAEETTEATAEETTEATAEETPKDKTSSTE from the coding sequence ATGGGAGATCCAAAATATTCACGTAAAGTATGGAAGAAACCAAAAAGACCTCTTAACTATGAATTAAAAATGGAAGAGCTAAAAACTCTCGGAACATTCGGATTAAGAACTAAAAGAGAATTGTGGAAAGCACATACAGAATTAGCTCGTGTAAGAAAACAAGCAAGATCATTACTTTCTTTAAGACAAGAAGTTAGAGCAGAAAAAGAACCAATCTTAATGAACTCTCTTGCAAGAATTGGTTTGGTAAGCAGTGATGCTACATTAGACGATGTGTTAAACCTTAATGCAAATGATTTACTTTCAAGAAGATTACAAACTATTGTTACAAAAAAACTAGGATTCAAAACACCATACCAAGCAAGACAAGCAGTAATTCATGGTCATATTATGATTGGAGATAGAAAAGTAGACATCCCATCTTACAATGTCACAGTCGAAGAAGAAGACAGTGTTCATTTTTCACCAGAGTCAAAGATTCCTGCAATGTTAGAGAAAACAAAGAAAGATGAGCCAGTAGCTGTTGAAGAAACAACTGAGGCTACTGCTGAAGAAACAACTGAGGCTACTGCTGAAGAAACAACTGAGGCTACTGCTGAAGAAACTCCGAAAGATAAAACTTCTTCAACAGAATAA
- the mvk gene encoding mevalonate kinase has translation MKSKASAPAKVILFGEHFVVYGVKAILCAIDKRITVTAEIIKEKKISIKSNIGELELECDKRISEINSPLKPFYFLANKFTKNQNCGIKIFVESEIPLGVGLGSSSACCVAGAAAISRLFKKTSKKEILELAIEAEKTIFENTSGADCTVCTYGGIMEYGKENGFNKIESEPNFHLVIANSNIEHSTKSVVEGVKQFKEKNEERFSELCNKESKLVENVLNILKENNLKELGKKISENQEYLETIGISNEKLRKMVKIGQDKSYGAKITGAGGGGCIISLTDELNLKETMKQFKDENYECFSVKIDFRGLDTF, from the coding sequence TTGAAATCCAAAGCTTCTGCACCTGCAAAAGTTATTCTTTTTGGAGAACACTTTGTTGTTTATGGTGTTAAAGCAATTCTATGTGCAATTGATAAAAGAATCACAGTTACTGCAGAGATTATTAAAGAAAAAAAGATTTCAATTAAATCAAACATTGGGGAGTTAGAACTAGAATGCGACAAAAGAATTTCTGAAATTAATTCACCATTAAAACCATTTTATTTTTTGGCAAACAAATTTACAAAAAATCAAAATTGTGGAATTAAAATTTTTGTAGAATCTGAAATTCCATTAGGAGTAGGTCTAGGATCATCATCAGCATGTTGTGTTGCAGGGGCTGCAGCAATATCACGACTATTTAAAAAAACATCTAAAAAAGAAATTTTGGAACTAGCTATTGAAGCTGAAAAAACTATTTTTGAAAATACATCTGGTGCAGATTGTACTGTTTGTACATATGGAGGAATTATGGAGTATGGCAAAGAAAACGGGTTTAATAAAATAGAATCCGAGCCTAATTTTCATCTAGTTATTGCTAATTCAAACATAGAGCATTCAACTAAATCAGTAGTAGAAGGAGTAAAACAATTTAAAGAAAAAAATGAAGAGAGATTTTCTGAACTATGCAATAAAGAATCAAAATTAGTAGAAAATGTTTTGAATATATTAAAAGAAAATAATTTAAAAGAACTAGGAAAAAAAATATCAGAAAATCAAGAATATTTAGAGACAATAGGGATTTCAAATGAAAAACTAAGAAAGATGGTAAAAATTGGTCAAGACAAATCATACGGTGCAAAAATTACTGGTGCTGGAGGAGGGGGGTGCATCATATCATTAACTGATGAACTAAATCTCAAAGAAACTATGAAACAATTCAAAGATGAGAATTACGAATGTTTTTCTGTGAAAATTGATTTTAGAGGACTGGATACTTTTTAA
- a CDS encoding 30S ribosomal protein S13 gives MSAQEYRHIVRIVGNDIRGEKKMIIGLTQIKGLGYNFATAILDTLKINPNSNIGNLTEENVQAIEKLITDPIASNFPTWFLNRRKDIETGKDMHLLTSDIPFTLRNDIERERITASWRGYRHLSGLKVRGQRTRTSGRKGGAVGVAKGGMAAPVKKGGAGAPAAAAPAAAEGAAAPAAETPAAPAEEKKE, from the coding sequence TTGAGCGCACAAGAATATAGACACATAGTCAGAATTGTAGGAAATGATATTCGTGGAGAAAAGAAGATGATTATTGGATTAACACAGATTAAAGGTCTTGGCTATAATTTTGCAACTGCTATTCTTGATACTCTTAAAATTAATCCAAATTCCAACATAGGCAATCTTACAGAGGAAAATGTTCAAGCTATTGAAAAACTAATTACAGATCCAATTGCCAGTAATTTTCCAACATGGTTCCTTAATAGAAGAAAAGATATTGAAACTGGAAAAGATATGCATTTGTTAACTTCAGACATTCCATTTACATTAAGAAATGATATTGAAAGAGAAAGAATAACTGCAAGTTGGAGAGGATATCGTCATCTTAGTGGTCTTAAAGTCAGAGGACAAAGAACTAGAACTTCTGGCAGAAAAGGTGGTGCAGTGGGTGTAGCTAAAGGTGGAATGGCAGCTCCTGTAAAGAAAGGAGGAGCAGGTGCTCCAGCAGCCGCAGCTCCAGCAGCCGCAGAGGGTGCAGCAGCTCCAGCAGCAGAAACCCCAGCAGCTCCAGCAGAGGAGAAAAAAGAATAG
- the cobT gene encoding nicotinate mononucleotide-dependent phosphoribosyltransferase CobT — translation MDNFELFGNIEQGKNFLESIKPGKFLFSFVISYTETCEIPGITFAGADRNSIQFTPPADAEYLHYGYCKSIDKIPMTPDGKPTPGLLTKTALESASIPHLTINAGSKISPQLPFVDTGITFGKNIFEQDAMTDSQVSHAVDFGRIVGRSMASLTDCLVIGESIPGGTTTALAVLKALGFDAKVSSSIPNNPVELKNQIVKSALERIDSEHPYSIVAKVGDPMIPFVAGMLSSASSISNVMLAGGTQMASVLAFASKIGFNEEKTAIGTTSYITNDETANFTSLIKEIADIPAISVNPGLQNSKFSGLKAFSEGFAKEGVGAGGSIISSMIKTGNDSTKFLEIAEKEYDRLFTLQ, via the coding sequence ATGGACAACTTTGAATTATTTGGAAATATAGAACAAGGAAAAAATTTCCTTGAATCAATAAAGCCTGGAAAATTTCTTTTTTCATTTGTAATTTCATATACTGAAACTTGTGAAATTCCTGGAATTACTTTTGCAGGTGCAGATAGAAACTCAATACAATTTACTCCGCCTGCTGATGCCGAATATTTACACTATGGATATTGCAAATCTATTGATAAAATCCCTATGACTCCTGATGGAAAACCCACTCCAGGATTACTAACAAAAACTGCGTTAGAATCTGCTAGTATTCCTCATTTAACGATAAATGCAGGTAGTAAAATTTCCCCACAATTACCTTTTGTTGATACTGGGATAACCTTTGGAAAAAATATTTTTGAACAAGATGCAATGACTGATTCTCAGGTATCTCATGCAGTTGATTTTGGAAGAATTGTTGGAAGAAGTATGGCATCATTAACTGATTGTTTAGTGATTGGTGAAAGTATTCCTGGTGGAACTACTACTGCCTTAGCAGTATTGAAAGCATTGGGCTTTGATGCCAAAGTTAGTTCCAGCATCCCAAACAATCCTGTAGAATTAAAAAATCAGATTGTTAAATCTGCTTTAGAAAGAATAGATTCTGAACATCCATACAGTATTGTTGCAAAAGTTGGTGATCCTATGATTCCTTTTGTTGCTGGAATGTTAAGTTCTGCATCTAGTATTTCAAATGTAATGCTAGCTGGTGGTACACAAATGGCCTCTGTTTTGGCATTTGCATCAAAAATAGGATTTAATGAAGAAAAAACCGCAATTGGAACTACTTCTTACATTACTAATGATGAGACAGCAAATTTCACAAGTTTGATCAAAGAAATTGCTGATATTCCTGCTATTTCTGTAAATCCTGGTTTGCAAAATTCAAAATTTTCTGGTCTGAAAGCATTTTCTGAAGGATTTGCAAAGGAAGGAGTAGGAGCTGGCGGTAGTATCATTTCTTCAATGATTAAAACCGGAAATGATTCAACAAAATTTTTAGAAATTGCAGAAAAAGAATATGATAGATTATTTACTTTACAGTAA